A genomic segment from Garra rufa chromosome 5, GarRuf1.0, whole genome shotgun sequence encodes:
- the LOC141334898 gene encoding E3 ubiquitin-protein ligase TRIM39-like produces the protein MAESSPKRRETMRQSITEPPLIQSSSSGPVTEELQFSICLDVFTDPVSTPCGHKTCLNKPLDNSQTCNCPYCKETFKQRPDLKNNTTLREVVDHYKKKTPEKKPEVLCDICEERKLKAIKSCLVCQSSYCETHLEPHLRVTGLKKHKLMEPVSNLEDYICQKHERPLELFCRDDQTCVCSMCALTDHKNHNTVPLEEESEEKKTQLMKTQNDVQQMIQERIKKIQDIKQSAGVRKRNTEEEKAACVEFFTDLIRSIERCQTELLEMMEEQQKAAEKQEEELIAELEKEITELKMRNAELERLSHTEDHLHLLQISSSLCSSTNTRNWLEISMKTHVSLETLRRALTQLQHTLDEKLTQTELKRMQQYAVDVTLDPDTAHPNLILSDDGKQVRHSDATQKLSNNPERFDYCVSVLGNEGFSSGRFYFEVQVKGKPDWDLGVVRESIHRKGNITPSPSDGYWIVALRKGYKYAAYAGPPVSLSLRVKPQRVGVFVDYEEGLVSFYDVESSSHIHSFTGQSFTDKLYPVFSPALNNEGQNSAPLIITINEFT, from the exons ATGGCAGAATCATCACCAAAAAGAAGAGAAACCATGAGACAAAGTATAACTGAACCTCCAT TAATCCAGTCATCCTCCAGTGGGCCAGTGACTGAGGAGCTTCAGTTCTCTATATGTCTGGATGTGTTCACTGATCCAGTCAGCACTCCATGTGGACACAAGACCTGCCTGAATAAACCTTTGGACAATAGCCAGACCTGCAACTGTCCTTACTGTAAAGAAACATTCAAACAAAGACCTGATCTCAAGAATAATACCACACTCAGAGAGGTCGTAGATCACTATAAAAAGAAAACACCTGAGAAAAAACCTGAAGTTCTGTGTGACATCTGTGAGGAGAGAAAGCTGAAGGCCATAAAGTCATGTCTGGTGTGTCAGAGCTCTTACTGTGAAACTCATCTGGAGCCTCATTTGAGAGTCACAGGTTTAAAGAAACACAAACTGATGGAGCCTGTGAGTAATCTGGAGGACTATATCTGTCAGAAACATGAGAGACCTCTGGAGCTGTTCTGTAGAGATGATCAGACATGTGTGTGTTCGATGTGTGCTTTGACAGACCACAAGAACCACAACACTGTTCCTCTAGAAGAAGAGAGTGAAGAGAAGAAG ACTCAACTGATGAAAACACAGAATGATGTTCAGCAGATGATTCAGGAGAGAATCAAAAAGATTCAAGACATCAAACAATCCGCAGGTGTTAGAAAg AGAAACACAGAGGAGGAGAAAGCAGCCTGTGTTGAGTTCTTCACTGATCTgatccgctccattgagagatGTCAGACTGAACTACTGGAGATGATGGAGGAGCAGCAGAAAGCAGCAGAGAAACAGGAGGAAGAGCTCATTGCAGAGCTGGAGAAGGAGATCACTGAGCTAAAGATGAGAAACGCTGAGCTGGAGCGGCTCTCACACACTGAAGATCACCTCCACCTCCTACAG ATTTCCTCATCCCTGTGCAGCTCTACAAACACCAGGAACTGGCTTGAGATCAGTATGAAGACTCATGTGAGTCTGGAGACTCTGAGGAGAGCTCTGACTCAACTGCAGCACACTCTAGATGAGAAACTCACACAAACTG AGCTGAAGAGGATGCAGCAGTATGCAG TGGATGTGACTCTGGATCCTGATACAGCTCATCCGAACCTCATCCTGTCTGATGATGGAAAACAAGTAAGACATTCAGACGCTACACAGAAACTCTCAAAcaatccagagagatttgattACTGTGTAAGTGTCCTGGGAAATGAGGGATTCTCCTCAGGGAGATTTTATTTTGAGGTGCAGGTGAAGGGAAAACCTGACTGGGATTTAGGAGTGGTCAGAGAATCTATTCACAGGAAGGGAAATATCACACCAAGTCCCAGTGATGGATACTGGATTGTGGCTTTGAGGAAAGGTTATAAATATGCAGCCTATGCTGGTCCCcctgtctctctgtctctgagAGTGAAGCCGCAGCGGGTCGGTGTGTTTGTGGATTATGAGGAGGGTCTGGTCTCCTTTTATGATGTGGAGTCCAGCTCTCATATCCACTCTTTCACTGGTCAGTCTTTCACTGACAAACTCTATCCAGTGTTCAGCCCAGCATTAAACAATGAAGGTCAAAACTCAGCCCCACTGATCATTACAATAAATGAATTTACATGA